The following nucleotide sequence is from Phycisphaerae bacterium.
GGCGCTGATGCTCCCGCCGGGTCTGGCCTTTGTCGCCGTGAGCGACCGGGCGTGGGAGGTGATCGAGTCGCACGACTCGCCGTCGTTCTACAATGATCTCAAGGCGTATCGAAAGAGTCAGAAGGATAATGACGTGCCGTGGACGCCGAACAATCAACTGGTCAAGGGACTGCGATATACGCTGCGGCAGATCAAGGCGGAGGGGATTGAGAATGTGTGGAAGCGGACGGCGCAGCTTGCCAAGGCGACGCGGGCCGCGGCCAAGGCGCTGGGCCTCTCCATTTACGCTGCCGATCCAGTCGATAGCGTGACCGGCCTCAATATTCCCGCCGGCGTGGACGATGACAAGTGGCGCAAGACGATGCGGTCGAAGTACGGCATCCACGTCGCCGCCGGTCAGGGCGAACTGAAGGGGAAGATGATCCGGCTGAACCACATGGGCTACGTCGACGCCGTGGACACGGTGGGCGCGATCGCGGCGATGGAATGGACGCTGGCGGAGCAGGGGTACAAGTTTGAGATGGGTGCGGGTGTGACGGCGTTTGTGAAGGCGATGGGCTCATGAGATATCACGGACAAATCGATCGTGTGCTTCCGCGGACTTAACGTCGTTGGAGCGGTATAATCAGTGGGCAAATTGTTCGATCAAATTCGGGAGGCCGTAGAAGAGGGCCGTTATCTGATCGGCGTGCATGCAGGCAACCAGCTCGACGAACGCGGAATACCGGATTGGCAGGTCGTGGCCGGATTGGATGAAGGCGTGCTGCGAATTGAGCGCCCGTCGGCACAGCCCAATCCCGTGGTCGAAGTGGAGGAGTTGCTTCCTGATGGTACTACGGTCAATGCCGTCTGGTCCTGGCTGCCGCATCATCGAGCAGCAAAGCTTGTGACTGTGCATTACTTCGATAGGTGAACCATGAAGTTTGAAGGAACGCGAGTCAGACGAATTCGGTGGGTCCATGCGGGGCCATGCGTAGTCCAAGTCGAGGTTGAAGCGGTAATACCCGTCGATGATCCAAGCGAGCCGTGTTTTGAGCCCGCCACCGTGGAGTTCCTCCGCGAAGTTCACAGCCGGGCTGAGGCAGGAGACATCGAATGGCTCAAGAGAATTGGAAAGGTCTATGCCAAGGTGCCCGCGTGACCATTGCGGTGTACATTGAAGCGGCCTCACGAGCGATGCGGATTTTGCGCAGTCCATTGCTCGTCGTCTTAGTCGGACTATCGGCGATCAACGTTAATGGATGCTCTAATCCTACACACGCCATTCGGACGGATTCCCTCGAACCGATTAAGGCGCGACTTAACGACGACGACTCGATTCTGGTTCAAGGAAAGTATCTCATCCTTCCCATCGAAGCCGAAGCAAATGAGATCGAGAAAGTCTATGGTTCCGCGGTATTCAGTGGATCCTGTTGGTCCGGTACGGATTTTGGAGGACTCTGGGGGTCGCTCTACACACTCAACCTGGAGGTCGTCGAGTTGGAAACCAACGGGCACCACCGTGTCTTTGATCGTCAAGTTGCATTGGGCTCGTGGCGAATGTCGCTTGAAGGCACGGGAAGTGGATACTACCTGCGCTACCCAGACCAATTAATTCTGCCCGCTCGAACGTCGGATGTAAACAAAGATGGGTTCATTACCAAAAACGATCCAGTTTGGCTGTTTCTGTACGATATCAAGAAACACCAAACAACAAAAATCTCACCACAAGGGTATCACGTCGGCAAGGTCGATTTGCTGCCGGACCGCATCGTCATGGTCGTTCAACCTGAGAATGACCGAAACAAGTCGGCGGTGTACGGTTATGAACCACAGAAAGGAGAGGGACGCTTAATTGTGGAAGGCATGACGCCTTGAAAGCGATTTGATGGAATAGCGCAACAAGTTGACTGCCTTGATCGAATCATAAGCGAACTATGACCGGAAAAACCGCCTTACTAACGACCCTCATCCCGCCCATTGGCGTCGGCCTTGCGCAGGTTTTTTGCTGAGGCCATCCGCTTGCGGCGCTCGGTCAGGGCGATATTTTCTTTGGCACGCCGCAGGCCTTCGGCGGGGCCTTATCCGCCTATCGCCGCGCGCCGGACGGCGGCGCGGCCCTGGCGGCGCTGGTTATTGCGTCGCTCGAATTGCTGGGCCTGGTGGCCGCGGTGATCGGCGTGGTCACTTTCTCGACGTGAGCGCCAATTCTCTTCTATGGCTCCGTGACAAGCAGTACCTGATCCACTGCGACGCCGTTCAGCACGCTCGTCTTACCCGACGGCCACGTGACGCGAAGTTCATCGACGCTCATCAGTACCCCCAGCCCGAAGTGCGCCTCTGGTTGCTGACCGCAGAATGCTGATGTACTGGTCAAGACCTCCGCGGCCCGCGTTCGACCGCCGGCCGTCGCCATTACCCGCGCTCCGACGCCGAACCCGTTGCTCGTTGTCCCGCGCAGCCGGACCGTCAGCCAGTGATTGCCGGGCAGCCCCGGGTTGAGAAAGACGCGATTCATCGGGTCTAGCCCGCCGAACAACGTCGAATTGGTCACCACCAGGTCGCGAAACCCATCACCATTCAGATCGCACGCGACCACCGCCTTGCCCGCGTCCTGCTCGTCGAACTGGACCGTCCGGTCAGGCTGGATGTTAAAGAGCCCGCGCTCCGCGGTTTGATCGGCGAACGAGCCGTCGCGGAACTCCAGGAATCGGCCGACGCCGTGGGCACTGAGGACCAGCCCGCGTTGCAGGTACGTGATCAGGTCGCCGGTCCAATACAAATCCAGCGCGCCGCGATTGTCCGCGTCGATCCAGGTCGCCCCGAATCCGAATTCGGTCGCCTGGAGACCGGTTCCTCCGAAGCGGTTATCCGGGGGCAGTACTGCGGACGGAATTACGGGGGTTCCCGCTGCGACGTCTTCAAGCGTTCCACCGTTATTGCGCAGAAGCTTGTGGAAAAACGTCCCGTTGGGCGTGACCTGCGTCTCAGCAATCGTGCCGTCGGGGAAAATCTGATAGAAGTCGCAGCCGGTGTTCGTTACGAAGTAATCCACATCGCCGTCGGCGTCGTAATCGCCATTGGCGATACCCATCCACCCGCCGTGCTGATTGAGCGTGTCCATTTGTCGGATGGAAAAAGTGAGATTGCCGTCGTTGTGGTAGTAATCGATCCCGCCCGGCACATCGTGTGCGTAGAGGAGGTCCAATCGTCCATCGGCGTCCACGTCAGTCGGGTGAGCGACGAAGCTGCCGGGAATAAATGTCTGGTCCTGGGTCTCCGGCGAGGAACCCTGTTGCAGGGTCCCCTCCGCACCGCCCGCGCCGGGCACCTTCTGGTATTGTGGAATCCCGCCGACCACGCCCGTGCAGCGCCAGATTTCGTTCGGCTGCGATCCGTAGATCGGAACTACCAAGATGCCGACGAAAGCATTCAGATCGTAGCGGGCGACGATGATGTCGAGCAGACCGTCGTTGTCGAGATCTCCGACGCTGATGCCCATCGCCGGGTCGGGGCTGTCAAAACCTGTCTCCGCCGGAGTTAGCGTGCGAAAACTGACCACGCCCTGGGCGTTGGCGCCATTGTTGAGGAGGAGAAGTGCGCCGGCGGCGGTTTCGGGCGGCATTTGATAGCGCTGGCGCGTCACCAGAAGGTCCAGCCAGCCGTCGTTGTTCAAATCCCCGACACCGCAGGCCACGCAGTTGTCCGTCGAGAGGGCGACGCCGGCCTCGTCGGTTACGTCCGTGAAGTTTGCCTGGCCGTCGTTTTTCAGCAATCGGTTGGCGAATCCCTGACCATTGGTGATCAGCAGATCGATGTCGCCGTCGTTGTCGTAGTCGAAGGCGGCGAGCCCGCCCCAGCCCTTCGAGCGAAGTGCCTCGCCCAGGGCGGGCGATTTGTCAATGAACGCCTTGGGCCCCAGGAACGCCGAAGGGTTCATCCCCATGGGCGCGCCGCCGCATTGCGATGTGCCTTGACAGGCTGTTGCGGTCAGGACACCCAATAGCGCGAACATGAGGCCGCGCCGAACACCCCGTGAACGGCCGGAAATTTGCAGCTTCACGATTGACACCCCCTTACAGCGTATCGAGGAAAGCGAGCAATGCCGCCTTATCCTCGGCAGGAAGCGCATCGTACGCCTGCCGGATGGCGGCCGCCTCGCCGTTGTGCAGGCGAATTGCCTGATCGATGGAATCCGCCGCGCCATTGTGGAAATAGGGCGCCGTCTGGCTCAGGCCCCAGAGGGGCGCCGTCCGAAATTCAGTTTGCGTCGCATTCCCGCTCACAATTCCCGGTGTGCCGCCCGGGAGGATGTCGTGCAACAACAAGTCGGAGAAGAGCGGGACATCACCCAGGGCGCTGGGCAACGACGGAATGTGGCACTTGGTGCATCCAACGGAAGCGAAGACCGCCTCGCCCGCCGCGACCTGCGCGGGATTCGCGAAGGGTTGTCGCGGTGGTCCCGCCATCATCGTCATGAAGAAAGCCAGGTCTTCGGCATCCTGTAACGGTAGCTCCGGATCGGGGACTCCGTCGGTGTCGTCGGTGCGGCCGAACGTCAGATTCGGCTGCGCCCCAATGGTCACGCCGATCTCCGCCATCATCGCGTCGCGGACGAATTCAACGATGCTGGGCACATCCGCCTTCCAGCCGAAGCGGCCGAGCCGTCCGTCGTTGGGGAGAATGTGGGCACGACCGCTGATTCCGTCGGAATTGGTATCCGTCGGATCTTCATGAGAGCGAATCGTGTCTTCGGTGATGGCGTCGATCAGGCCAAGGCCGAAATTGTGCGGCGTCTGGCGCATTTCGAAGCAGTTGATGTCCGACGTCGCCTCGATGATCGGATGACCGAGGCGGATTTCCTTGTGCAGGATCGTATTGGGTGTACTGCTTGGCGGGGAGAAGTTCCCGCCCATGTCGAGCTTTCCGTGGCGCATCACGTTGACGTCGCGCGGACCCGCGCCACCGATCACGGGATCGACATGGCACGCCCGGCAGCTATCGCCGTTGAAACGGCCGACACTGTCCGGCCCGGCCAGGCCGCCGGCGCCTTCCACAAAACTGAAATCGCGATCGAAGACGGCGCGGCCCCGGCGATACCGTTCCAACTCTTCCGCCGTCAGCGCCCGAAAGGGCCCGCCGTATTGCGCGACGTCCGGGATCGGCTCGTCGGGCGGAAGCAATCCGGGCGAAGTCTGGCTGCGACCGCCCAGTGAGAGCAGGAACTCGAGGATATCCGTTTTGTCCTGTTGCGGCAGCGCGTCAAAGGCGTCGCGCGCCGGCTTCGCCTCGCCGCCGTGGTGCAAAATGGCGTCGTTAATCGTCGCCGCCCGGCCGTCGTGCAGAAACGGTCCTTCCGCCGAAATCCCCCAGAGCGGCTGCGTCCGAAACTCGGAGCCGGAGGCTTCCTTCATCACGATTCCATCCGCCAACTCCGGACCCATGTCGTGAATCAGGAGATCGCTGAAGATCGGCACGGGCCCGCGCGGTCCCTCCAAGCGCGGGACGTGGCAAAGGGCGCACCCGATCGCATGGAACAGCTCGCGACCGTGATTGGTCTGGAACGTCAGAGGTTCGAACTCCGGCGCGGCGAGCATCATCGAGAAGCTCACCAGGTCGAAAAGCTCCTGCTCGGTCATCTCCGGATCGGGAACGCCGTCCATATCCGAATTGGGCCCGTCCGCCGCGGCGGCCTGATCATGAGGCCCGAATTTCGGATCGCTCGTCGGCGCGGCGCGGTGGGCATCGATCAGCTTCTGCCGCCCGGAACTGTCCACCGGCAACTGCGCACGCCGTTCGTTGGACAGCGGATTGGTGGTAACACCCAGGTGGTTGAACAGTGGCCCGCGGATGAACGCCTCGATGGAGACGGTCTGGCACTTCAGCCCAAACCGACCGACAAATCCCCGGTCATGGTTGGGCCGGCCGCTGATGCCGTCGCCATTGGCGTCGTCGGGATCGGCGCGGGAGAGAATTTCCTCGTCGGTAATTTCGGCCATCAGGCCGACGCCGAACATGGGGATGGCGTTGCGCTGGGCGAAGATCGTGGTCGTATCCGGAACGGGCGGCCGCGCGGGCAGGCTCGGATTGTGGTTAAACACGCGCAGTACGCCGCCGGCCATGCCCTGGGACTCACTGAAGGCAAAAGTGCCATCGGGCTTGATCTGCGCGCCGATAAAGAAGTTTCGATAAAGGGCAGCGCTGCCGCCGGCGACGGGCTTCTCGTGGCAGGCCCCGCAGGACGTGACATTGAATGCCGGTCCCAGGCCATCGCTTAGGTTGAAGCGCTTGTTCAGCACCTCCTTGCCCCGCGCGAACGTCTCCAACTGTTCCGGCGTGAGCGAGGGCATCGGATCGCCGAGCTTGCCGGTTACACCCGGGGCGATCGGTCCGTCCCCTTCTCCGGGGAAGAAGGGGAAGCAAGACCCCATGCAGCCGGGAAGGATGGCGGCCGTCAAAAGGAAGACTGAAAGGAGTTGGAATCGGAACTTTAGGAATCGTCGTTTCATAAACCGCGCCTCTTCATTCGGTGTCGCGAGGCCATTCCCGCGGGCACATCGAAATGGGAAGTTCATCGTACCTTGCCATTTCCGCCATGGCAACACGCGAACAGGCAATGCGCCGGGGGACTTACCTAACGACTCCTGAATAAGAAGGCTATGCTATCGCCATGCAGTTGCCTGTGGCCATGCCCGAAGTCCGCAGCCAGCATTTCGATTGCCATTCCTGCACGAATTGCTGCCGCGAATTGGTGGTTCATCTCACCGCGATCGATCGTGACAAGATCGACAAACAGGACTGGACGGGGCGACTCGGCGTCGCGCCCTACCTTCGCCAGCGGCGCGAATACGTTCTCCGCCACAAGCCCGGCGGGGGCTGCGTTTTTCTCATGGACGACAAGCGGTGCCGCATCCACGCCGAGTACGGTCTGACGGAAAAGCCGCTCGCCTGTCAGCTCTATCCATTTACGCTCCATCGGGAAGGCGACACCCTTCGCGCGGGAGTGCGCTTCGATTGTCCCAGCGCCGCCGCCAACAAGGGCGAGCCGATTTCCCACCATCGACAGTCTGTTCGCCGACTCGCCTCCGAACTGGCCGACGCGGCCGCGCTTTTTCCCGCGGTCCAACCCGTCGAGCTGCGTCGCGGCTGCCGGATCGCATCCAAGCAACTGGACCGCGTCGTTGATCGGCTGGATGTCTGGCTGCGCGACGCCGATCGCCCGCTCGACGACCGCCTGCTCGGCCTGTGCTCCCTTTGCGACACGTTGGAGGCCGC
It contains:
- a CDS encoding di-heme oxidoredictase family protein translates to MKRRFLKFRFQLLSVFLLTAAILPGCMGSCFPFFPGEGDGPIAPGVTGKLGDPMPSLTPEQLETFARGKEVLNKRFNLSDGLGPAFNVTSCGACHEKPVAGGSAALYRNFFIGAQIKPDGTFAFSESQGMAGGVLRVFNHNPSLPARPPVPDTTTIFAQRNAIPMFGVGLMAEITDEEILSRADPDDANGDGISGRPNHDRGFVGRFGLKCQTVSIEAFIRGPLFNHLGVTTNPLSNERRAQLPVDSSGRQKLIDAHRAAPTSDPKFGPHDQAAAADGPNSDMDGVPDPEMTEQELFDLVSFSMMLAAPEFEPLTFQTNHGRELFHAIGCALCHVPRLEGPRGPVPIFSDLLIHDMGPELADGIVMKEASGSEFRTQPLWGISAEGPFLHDGRAATINDAILHHGGEAKPARDAFDALPQQDKTDILEFLLSLGGRSQTSPGLLPPDEPIPDVAQYGGPFRALTAEELERYRRGRAVFDRDFSFVEGAGGLAGPDSVGRFNGDSCRACHVDPVIGGAGPRDVNVMRHGKLDMGGNFSPPSSTPNTILHKEIRLGHPIIEATSDINCFEMRQTPHNFGLGLIDAITEDTIRSHEDPTDTNSDGISGRAHILPNDGRLGRFGWKADVPSIVEFVRDAMMAEIGVTIGAQPNLTFGRTDDTDGVPDPELPLQDAEDLAFFMTMMAGPPRQPFANPAQVAAGEAVFASVGCTKCHIPSLPSALGDVPLFSDLLLHDILPGGTPGIVSGNATQTEFRTAPLWGLSQTAPYFHNGAADSIDQAIRLHNGEAAAIRQAYDALPAEDKAALLAFLDTL
- a CDS encoding CRTAC1 family protein — protein: MKLQISGRSRGVRRGLMFALLGVLTATACQGTSQCGGAPMGMNPSAFLGPKAFIDKSPALGEALRSKGWGGLAAFDYDNDGDIDLLITNGQGFANRLLKNDGQANFTDVTDEAGVALSTDNCVACGVGDLNNDGWLDLLVTRQRYQMPPETAAGALLLLNNGANAQGVVSFRTLTPAETGFDSPDPAMGISVGDLDNDGLLDIIVARYDLNAFVGILVVPIYGSQPNEIWRCTGVVGGIPQYQKVPGAGGAEGTLQQGSSPETQDQTFIPGSFVAHPTDVDADGRLDLLYAHDVPGGIDYYHNDGNLTFSIRQMDTLNQHGGWMGIANGDYDADGDVDYFVTNTGCDFYQIFPDGTIAETQVTPNGTFFHKLLRNNGGTLEDVAAGTPVIPSAVLPPDNRFGGTGLQATEFGFGATWIDADNRGALDLYWTGDLITYLQRGLVLSAHGVGRFLEFRDGSFADQTAERGLFNIQPDRTVQFDEQDAGKAVVACDLNGDGFRDLVVTNSTLFGGLDPMNRVFLNPGLPGNHWLTVRLRGTTSNGFGVGARVMATAGGRTRAAEVLTSTSAFCGQQPEAHFGLGVLMSVDELRVTWPSGKTSVLNGVAVDQVLLVTEP